From one Psilocybe cubensis strain MGC-MH-2018 chromosome 13, whole genome shotgun sequence genomic stretch:
- a CDS encoding translocon subunit gives MSFTEESNQNSTPTDYAYQVLQKLLHEHLKLTGGELMKQPDQIRFLNLVRPFLPILPEVSSPDRKVPFNQKVLWTAVTLLIFLVCSQVPLYGIMSSDSSDPLYWMRVILASNRGTLMELGITPIITSGMIMQLLAGANLIDVDFSLKEDRSLFSGAQKLFALIIALGQATVYVLTGLYGQPSDLGAGVCLLLIIQLIVAALIVILLDELLQKGYGLGSGINLFIATNICESIVWKAFSPTTVNIGRGSEFEGALVALFHLLFTWHDKGRALREAFWRERLPNVMSLISTVIIFAVVIYLQGFRIEIPVKSNRFRGQRGTYPIKLFYTSNMPIMLQSALTSNVFIVSQMLASRFPRNLLVKILGVWEPLEDSPQLRATGGIAYYMSPPHTIKEAVLDPIHTAIYITFMLSACALFSKTWIEISGSGPRDVAKQLKDQQMVMAGHREGSMYKELKRVIPTAAAFGGAILGLLSVAADLSGAIGSGTGILMAVTIIYSYWEIGMRESGGPEMAAFGDLL, from the exons ATGTCTTTTACCGAAGAATCCAACCAAAACTCCACCCCGACAGATTACGCCTATCAAGTTCTCCAAAAGCTGCTTCATGAACACCTGAAGCTAACGGGCGGTGAGCTGATGAAGCAGCCAGACCAAA TTCGGTTCCTCAACCTCGTCCGGCCTTTCTTACCCATACTACCAGAAGTTTCCTCACCCGATCGCAAA GTCCCATTCAACCAAAAAGTACTATGGACGGCGGTAACGCTCCTTATTTTCCTGGTGTGCTCTCAGGTGCCCCTGTACGGTATCATGTCCTCCGACTCCTCCGACCCTCTCTACTGGATGCGCGTCATCCTCGCCTCTAACCGTGGAACACTCATGGAACTTGGAATTACGCCTATTATCACTTCGGGAATGATCATGCAGCTTTTGGCGGGTGCCAACCTTATCGACGTCGATTTCAGCTTGAAGGAGGATCGTTCGCTGTTCAGTGGTGCTCAGAAAC TCTTCGCCCTCATTATCGCTCTCGGTCAAGCCACCGTCTACGTTCTTACCGGTCTCTACGGACAGCCTTCGGACCTTGGTGCTGGTGTCTGTCTCCTGCTCATCATCCAGCTCATCGTCGCCGCCCTCATTGTCATCCTCCTCGATGAACTCCTCCAAAAGGGTTACGGTCTCGGTTCTGGTATCAACCTGTTCATCGCAACCAACATTTGCGAGTCCATCGTTTGGAAGGCGTTTTCCCCTACCACAGTCAACATTGGACGTGGAAGCGAATTCGAGGGCGCGTTAGTCGCGCTCTTCCACCTTCTGTTCACGTGGCACGATAAGGGCCGTGCTCTCCGCGAGGCATTCTGGAGAGAGCGTCTTCCCAACGTGATGTCGCTCATCTCGACGGTTATCATCTTTGCCGTGGTTATTTACCTCCAAGGATTCCGTATTGAGATCCCTGTGAAGAGCAACCGCTTCCGCGGCCAACGTGGAACCTATCCTATCAAGTTGTTCTATACCAGCAACATGCCCATTATGCTCCAGAGTGCATTGACTagcaatgtcttcattgTATCTCAGATGCTCGCGTCGAGGTTCCCTAGGAACCTGTTGGTTAAAATTCTCGGTGTTTGGGAG CCTCTTGAGGATTCTCCTCAGCTCCGCGCCACTGGAGGTATCGCATACTACATGTCACCACCCCACACCATCAAGGAGGCCGTCCTCGACCCCATCCACACCGCCATCTACATTACCTTCATGCTCTCTGCCTGCGCATTGTTCAGCAAGACCTGGATTGAGATCTCTGGTAGTGGACCCCGCGACGTCGCCAAGCAGCTGAAAGACCAACAGATG GTTATGGCCGGTCACCGTGAGGGTTCGATGTACAAGGAACTTAAGCGCGTCATCCCCACGGCTGCGGCTTTCGGCGGTGCCATCCTCGGCCTGCTCTCCGTCGCCGCCGACCTTTCTGGTGCGATCGGTAGCGGAACCGGTATTTTGATGGCTGTTACTATTATTTATAGCT ACTGGGAGATCGGCATGCGCGAATCTGGCGGGCCTGAGATGGCCGCGTTTGGCGATCTGCTATAA
- a CDS encoding Adenylate-forming reductase Nps10, producing the protein MGQALSYLSISVSTIDKTTIPTFVKPPTELNIEYVFDFHLENNPTYTAFQHPDSTQSGTMRYYTYAEVVPAIHRAGGLISTSIGRQDIQSDTSPVVAVFAEINNLTYATHLLGLLRAGITAFLISPRFHSTVVAELLRMARPTHVLVSDNLRDIALQAVSDMHATKSSSDEVVPVVVDLPPHEKLYPGHNSFDRLPRHHENFSKKSLIVHSSSSTSSCPKIIPWTSNYIRANSIGIAPSKEYSDVNFEGKVLGGQSAEFFHTAGLYILFGMPRVGFIMAVMPPADPRAVIPANRDMVYEGYKQSQIDIGWASPRFLEAWSKEPENISYLSNLDCIIYGGSALSKAAGDKLSSHGVKLCNAYGATEVGAISKFVSEPQTTDWEYFNLNPGINYELLPREDGLFEAVIVYQKGYHEIPVCEVEWKGKPAYACGDLLTPHPIKRNFYKVVGRNKDMILLSSGQAVNPVYIEDALRAHPDIKDAVIFGQGRPFLGILVSPNPSAPVLGKDREAMCDRIWAVIEEYNKTLPDYSRLRKEAFLLSDVARPFLYGEKGLSKRSLILDEYRDEVEKCYMNLL; encoded by the exons ATGGGGCAAGCACTTTCATATCTTAGCATCAGTGTCAGCACAATCGACAAGACCACCATTCCGACGTTTGTGAAGCCACCAACAGAGTTGAATATCGAATATGTCTTTGACTTCCACTTGGAAAACAATCCTACATACACCGCCTTCCAGCACCCAGATAGCACGCAGTCTGGTACCATGCGATATTACACCTATGCGGAGGTCGTCCCTGCCATTCATCGCGCAGGAGGTCTCATTTCCACATCAATAGGAAGGCAGGATATTCAAAGTGATACGTCCCCAGTGGTCGCTGTTTTCGCAGAGATCA ATAACCTGACATATGCTACGCATCTTCTG GGTCTTCTTCGTGCTGGGATTACCGCCTTCTTGATATCACCACGCTTTCATTCTACAGTCGTTGCCGAATTACTGAGAATGGCTAGACCGACTCATGTCCTGGTTAGCGATAATTTACGAGATATCGCACTACAGGCAGTATCAGATATGCATGCGACGAAGTCATCCAGCGATGAAGTTGTTCCGGTTGTCGTCGATTTGCCGCCTCATGAAAAGCTGTACCCAGGTCATAACAGCTTCGACAGACTCCCTCGACACCACGAGAATTTCTCCAAGAAGTCCCTAATCGTTCATTCATCAA GCTCCACGTCTTCGTGTCCTAAGATCATTCCATGGACATCCAATTACATTCGGGCAAACTCTATCGGTATTG CTCCCTCTAAAGAGTATTCGGATGTCAACTTCGAAGGAAAAGTACTAGGTGGACAATCGGCTGAGTTTTTCCACACTGCAGGGTTATACATCCTATTCGGAATG CCACGAGTCGGATTCATAATGGCTGTTATGCCTCCTGCTGATCCTCGTGCTGTAATACCCGCCAATAGAGACATGGTTTACGAGGGGTACAAGCAAAGCCAAATTGATATTGGCTGGGCGTCACCACGTTTCCTGGAA GCATGGTCTAAAGAACCCGAGAACATCAGCTACCTATCTAATTTGGATTGCATA ATCTATGGCGGCTCCGCACTTAGTAAAGCAGCGGGAGACAAGCTTTCCTCCCATGGAGTCAAGCTTTGTAACGCATACGGAGC AACCGAGGTTGGGGCAATTAGCAAATTTGTCTCTG AGCCACAAACAACTGACTGGGAGTACTTCAACCTCAATCCTGGGATCAACTACGAGCTTCTTCCTCGTGAAGACGGATTATTTGAGGCTGTCATTGTG TACCAAAAGGGTTATCACGAGATACCTGTCTGCGAGGTAGAATGGAAAGGGAAACCGGCATATGCTTGCGGAGATTTGCTTACACCTCATCCTATCAAACGTAATTTTTACAAAGTGGTAGGCCGGAACAAGGACATGATTCTACTATCTTCAGGCCAAGCG GTCAATCCGGTTTACATTG AGGACGCCCTTCGTGCACATCCAGATATCAAAGATGCAGTTATATTTGGACAGGGGAGGCCTTTCCTCGGTATATTGGTTTCCCCAAATCCTTCAGCGCCCGTCCTGGGAAAGGACAGAGAGGCTATGTGCGATCGTATTTG GGCCGTGATTGAGGAATACAACAAGACACTTCCAGATTACTCACGTCTTAGAAAAGAG GCGTTTTTGCTATCAGATGTTGCACGGCCTTTCCTATACGGAGAAAAGGGTTTATCTAAACGGTCTTTGATCTTAGATGAGTACAGAGATGAAGTTGAGAAGTGCTATATGAATCTTCTTTAA
- a CDS encoding putative metabolite transporter C2H8.02 yields the protein MAEQTNELKPTKSLTPSARYRADLEHFERHDGRAAYHLNMAEIKLLGITGVGFFLDAYDLFIINPVATMLQYRLYEGNHLPTNLEGFMKAGANIGSVVGQFAFGYAADSLGRKAVYGKELMLIILATILTLTTPTGTLSPDSCLIYLGVFRILLGIGVGGDYPMSASVTSDRANIRKRGTMLAYIFANQGWGSFAGSLATIIVLLCYKSSMEGRGETSKVDGVWRIIVGISLVPAFGTLYQRLTLPESTRYLSAQKHKEAMEAEATDEISQLKKAQAEEEIKMANLSGAKKDESVTTETRKGSETSSDIENTEEDPEVLVKKSAHFKEFFDYFSEWRHAKLLIGTSVCWFLLDIAFYGINLNQNVVLQQIGFDGSSGTPWNRLFKISTGGIIITALGFVPGYYVSVLTIEVLGRKWIQVQGFLLAALFLGILAGCFETLSKVSFIVCFAFLQFFFNFGANTFKASAHGMSAAAGKAGAIISALAFNSLSKSIGTPACLWIFMGCCIAGAGFTFLLPEVKGRDADLIYAEELRAKKEAKAKANQAKQ from the exons ATGGCTGAACAAACCAACGAACTCAAACCAACAAAATCTTTGACGCCGTCTGCTCGATACCGAGCAGACCTCGAGCATTTTGAACGACATGATGGTCGCGCAGCATATCACTTGAATATGGCGGAGATCAAGCTTCTTGGGATCACTGGG GTTGGATTCTTCCTCGATG CTTACGACCTTTTCATCATCAAT CCGGTAGCGACCATGCTTCAATACCGATTGTATGAGGGTAACCACCTCCCGACCAATCTTGAAGGTTTTATGAAAGCTGGTGCCAATATTGGTAGTGTAGTAGGGCAATTCGCTTTTG GATACGCCGCCGATTCATTGGGGCGAAAGGCCGTTT ACGGAAAGGAGCTGATGCTCATTATCCTTGCCACTATCCTGACCCTCACGACGCCCACTGGAACGCTTAGCCCCGACTCATGTTTAATTTATTTGGGCGTGTTCCGCATCCTGCTTGGTATCGGCGTGGGTGGAGACTACCCAATGTCCGCGTCCGTCACCTCCGATCGCGCCAACATCCGCAAACGCGGTACAATGCTCGCGTACATTTTTGCGAACCAGGGATGGGGTAGCTTCGCTGGATCTCTGGCTACTATCATCGTTTTGCTGTGTTACAAGTCATCGATGGAAGGACGTGGCGAGACCTCAAAAGTGGATGGAG TGTGGCGAATCATCGTTGGCATATCACTCGTGCCGGCATTCGGAACTCTTTATCAACGTCTCACTCTCCCTGAATCTACGCGTTATCTCTCCGCTCAAAAACATAAAGAAGCGATGGAAGCCGAAGCCACAGATGAAATCAGTCAGCTGAAGAAGGCCcaggcagaagaagaaatcaaaatggCTAACTTGTCCGGAGCAAAGAAGGATGAAAGTGTCACTACCGAAACCCGCAAGGGATCAGAAACATCAAGTGATATCGAGAATACCGAAGAGGACCCAGAGGTGTTGGTAAAAAAATCTGCTCATTTCAAAG AATTTTTTGATTACTTCTCGGAATGGCGTCATGCAAAGTTGCTCATTGGTACATCTGTTTGCTGGTTCCTGCTCGATATCGC GTTTTATGGCATCAACTTGAACCAAAACGTTGTCCTTCAGCAAATAGGCTTCGACGGCTCTAGCGGAACGCCTTGGAATCGTCTTTTCAAGATTTCAACTGGAGGAATTATTATCACCGCACTTGGGTTCGTTCCTG GATACTATGTCTCTGTGCTCACAATCGAGGTCCTGGGACGAAAATGGATTCAGGTGCAAGGATTCTTACTCGCCGCGCTTTTCC TCGGTATCTTGGCTGGATGCTTCGAAACGCTGAGCAAAGTTTCATTCATCGTGTGCTTCGCCTTCCTCcagttcttcttcaacttcggCGCCAACAC GTTCAAGGCTTCCGCTCATGGAATGTCAGCCGCCGCTGGAAAGGCCGGCGCCATCATCTCTGCTCTTGCGTTCAATTCGCTGAGCAAAAGTATCGGAACACCCGCCTGCTTATGGA TTTTCATGGGTTGCTGTATCGCCGGTGCAG GGTTCACTTTCCTTCTTCCGGAGGTGAAAGGCCGTGACGCTGACCTGATTTACGCCGAAGAGCTGCgagcaaagaaagaagcaaaGGCGAAAGCTAACCAAGCTAAGCAATAA
- a CDS encoding Cytochrome P450 monooxygenase 151: protein MFKISTLDGWLVVVNGTQQIDDIRRANDEQMHGMTTVAEYLQLEHTLGPELLDDPYHIDVIRMSVTRNIAARFEDIHDEVRRAYSDAIKVNENDWTALPAYELQVQVINRVSARYFFGKPLCDDREFLEICDKATIEIFKGRFLRVLPVFLRPKPNTRLGARAFTNIHGLRGKVAKYLAPIIEERLEQERLYGAEWPDKPNDLITWLMDGARASNTEISAEDMSIRVLFISFGAIHTSTATITAALYQLCLSPGSVKELREEIENVVASEGWSKASLGKMYKLDSYLRESQRHHFMNLFAMSRVTLKDFVFSDGTVLPKGTNTTVNIVARHHDESIYPNSNIFDGFRFVRDPKEGITRPMLATPTLEYHAFGHGRSACPGRFFAVTELKTMVAHIVTNYDIKLEKDDGYPKKLFFEQQSFPNMHAKILFRKRNT, encoded by the exons ATGTTCAAAATCTCAACGTTGGATGGGTGGCTTGTAGTTGTAAATGGGACCCAGCAAATCGATGACATTCGGCGGGCAAACGATGAGCAAATGCACGGGATGACCACCGTTGCTGAG TATTTACAACTAGAACACACGTTGGGACCAGAGCTTTTGGATGACCCATATCATATCGATGTTATCAGAATGTCTGTTACCAGGAATATTGCGGCACGGTTTGAAGATATTCACGACGAAGTTCGCCGCGCCTATTCGGATGCAATCAAGGTGAACGAAAATG ACTGGACAGCATTGCCAGCATATGAACTCCAGGTCCAGGTCATCAATAGGGTATCAGCTCGATATTTTTTTGGAAAGCCGCTTT GTGATGACCGTGAATTTTTGGAGATATGCGATAAAGCGACTATAGAAATTTTTAAAGGGAGGTTTTTACGAGTCCTCCCAGTCTTTCTGCGGCC GAAACCCAATACCAGACTTGGAGCGAGGGCATTTACAAATATCCACGGCTTGAGGGGGAAGGTTGCCAAGTACCTAGCACCTATAATCGAGGAAAGGCTGGAGCAGGAACGGCTCTATGGGGCAGAGTGGCCTGATAAACCG AATGACTTGATTACCTGGCTGATGGATGGTGCACGCGCCTCAAATACAGAGATATCAGCAGAGGATATGAGCATTCGGGTGCTCTTCATCAGCTTTGGTGCCATCCATACATCGACCGCG ACCATTACCGCTGCCCTCTACCAACTATGTTTGAGTCCTGGTAGTGTGAAGGAACTCCgtgaagaaatagaaaatgtCGTAGCATCAGAAGGGTGGTCGAAGGCGTCTCTGGGGAAAATGTACAAGTTGGATAGTTATCTGCGTGAGTCGCAGAGGCATCACTTCATGAACCTGT TTGCAATGAGCAGAGTTACCCTAAAGGACTTTGTGTTCTCAGACGGTACAGTCCTCCCCAAGGGCACTAACACAACTGTTAATATCGTTGCGCGACATCATGACGAATCGATCTACCCCAATTCCAACATTTTCGACGGTTTCCGGTTCGTCAGAGATCCCAAGGAAGGCATCACTCGTCCGATGCTCGCAACACCAACACTGGAGTACCACGCATTTGGACACGGAAGATCAGCCTG CCCTGGCCGATTCTTCGCTGTTACCGAGCTGAAGACAATGGTGGCGCACATAGTGACAAATTACGACATCAAACTTGAGAAGGACGACGGGTATCCGAAAAAACTATTCTTCGAACAGCAATCGTTCCCCAATATGCACGCCAAGATCCTGTTCCGTAAACGCAATACCTGA
- a CDS encoding putative transporter C11D3.18C → MVEKKSETASIDEKRVGTPSDDFDFGGDSMLPPPPTLTPEQQKKLWRKVDVRIIPILALMYLLSYMDRGNIGNARLQGLQTQLHLTGNQYNVALTMYFIPYCIFECPANLVLKRFRPSRWLPGITVAWGIVMTLMGLVKNYPQLVGTRVCLGIAEAGLFPGVVYYLTLWYPRHLLQFRISLFYGSASLAGAFSGLLAYGIGFMSGTGGLLGWSWIFILEGLLTTIVGIIAFFVLVDFPSTATFLTPEERSFIIHTKRYDNSSVGEEEHFEMRHFWAALCDWQVWAHILAYMSVVGPIYGITLFLPTIINSFGHTPAVSQLLTVPPYVFATTCVYTFAHFSDKVKMRSPFILLGLLFCLFGFSISISNASSGVKYFGTFFAVSGGYAAFPGIVAWLGNNLAGQYKRGIGLAIHIGVGNFSGAIAANIYRSRDAPRYLVGHGVELMFVGMGLIVVPSIVFTYTRINKNRDAAQQQALSGGDATKYSKQQLRELGDRAPDFRYTL, encoded by the exons ATGGTGGAGAAGAAATCAGAGACGGCGTCGATCGATGAGAAGCGTGTCGGGACGCCATCTGACGACTTCGACTTTGGCGGTGACTCGATGCTGCCCCCTCCCCCGACGCTGACACCCGAACAGCAGAAGAAGCTATGGCGCAAGGTCGATGTGCGGATTATACCCATCCTCGCGTTGATGTACTTGCTTTCGTATATGGATCGAG GGAACATTG GAAATGCGAGACTCCAAGGATTGCAAACTCAACTACATCTAACGGGTAATCAGTACAATGTCGCGTTG ACGATGTACTTCATT CCGTATTGCATTTTCGAGTGTCCAGCAAA CCTCGTACTGAAGCGGTTTAGACCATCGAG ATGGCTTCCCGGTATCACA GTCGCATGGGGCATTGTCAT GACTTTGATGGGCCTGGTCAAGAA CTATCCACAGCTGGTGGGAACGCGTGTCTGCTTGGGCATCGCTGAAGCGGGTCTATTCCCCGGAGTGGTCTATTA TCTAACTTTATGGTACCCCCGCCATTTGCTTCAGTTCCGTATCAGTCTGTTTTATGGTTCGGCGTCGCTCGCCGGTGCTTTTTCGGGTCTGCTGGCGTATGGAATCGGGTTCATGAGTGGAACTGGGGGTCTTCTTGGATGGTCGTGGATTTTC ATTCTCGAAGGACTTCTGACGACGATTGTCGGTATAATCGCGTTTTTCG TACTTGTTGATTTCCCATCTACGGCCACATTTTTGACTCCTGAAGAACGTTCATTCATTATCCACACAAAGA GATATGATAATTCGAGCGTTGGTGAGGAAGAACACTTCGAAATGCGTCACTTTTGGGCTGCTCTCTGCGACTGGCAG GTTTGGGCGCATATATTAGCATATATGTCAGTTGTTGGCCCCA TCTATGGAATTACGCTCTTCCTTCC TACCATCATCAATTCCTTCGGACACACTCCTGCTGTCAGCCAGCTCCTCACAGTTCCTCCTTATGTTTTTGCTA CTACTTGCGTGTATACATTTGCCCACTTTTCTGATAAGGTCAAGATGCGCTCGCCGTTTATCCTTCTGGGACTCCTCTTCTGTCTCTTTGGATTCTCAATCAGCATTTCCAATGCATCCAGCGGCGTCAAGTACTTTGGCACGTTCTTCGCCGTTTCTGGTGGATATGCTGCTTTCCCTGGTATAGTCGCCTG GCTGGGAAACAATCTCGCTGGGCAGTACAAACGAGGGATCGGATTGGCGATACACATTGGTGTTGGAAATTTCAGTGGAGCTATTGCTGCTAATATCTATCGCTCAAGGGACGCTCCACGCTACCTAGTCGGAC ATGGCGTCGAGCTAATGTTCGTGGGAATGGGTCTCATCGTCGTCCCTTCCATCGTTTTTACGTACACCCGCATTAACAAGAATCGAGACGCTGCGCAGCAGCAAGCTTTGAGCGGCGGAGACGCCACAAAGTATTCGAAGCAACAGCTTCGAGAGCTGGGCGATAGGGCTCCTGACTTCAGATATACCTTGTAA
- a CDS encoding putative prephenate dehydrogenase [NADP(+)], translating into MPALLDSSSSSTPTTTRAGVIESHLHLDSHSERQPQPSSTSGMKPPTEDEDKAYYDSLPINTSPNVTPASPPNAQPTIGLIGMGAMGRMYARHLGDAGWSKINVCDIPEKYEQLKADYAGNPNICPMRDGHAVARSSDFIVYSVEAEFIEKVVAQYGPSTKVHAIVAGQTSVKAPEKQAFEKYLPRDVHIVSCHSLHGPTVSPLGQPLPPGQILIKHRGSADALTLVENILRPLRSRHVYLSYDEHDLVTANTQAVTHAAFLSMGTAWAAAQSYPWEQGLYVGGIETAKVNLTLRIYSNAWHVYAGLAILNPAARVQIERYATSATELFKMMLEGGSGGEEAKRRFRERVEWARDMVFGGVAREGSTPGGGRRRRPILLSEDVLDRFSLGKLPPPSPVDGSSPFSSSPTEPQRPPSRYRPNSHLSLLAMVDCWAHLYINPYTHLSLAATPLFRLFLGVAEHLFLSPTSLLEASIHSALHDTWHRADDLEFVCAARGWSQCVSFGSFEVYRRRFEETRAFFEGRFEEVGKVGAEMIRAVMESEIKREEEEGVV; encoded by the exons ATGCCTGCGCTGTTGGactcatcttcttcgtcgaccCCAACAACCACACGGGCAGGTGTAATCGAGTCACATTTGCATCTGGATTCGCATTCTGAGCGTCAACCTCAACCGTCATCCACATCTGGAATGAAACCACCAACAGAGGATGAAGACAAGGCTTACTACGACTCACTTCCAATCAACACCTCACCCAACGTGACTCCCGCGTCGCCGCCGAATGCACAACCGACGATTGGACTCATCGGGATGGGAGCGATGGGTCGGATGTATGCTCGCCATTTGGGCGATGCGGGGTGGTCCAA AATCAATGTATGCGACATTCCAGAAAAATACGAGCAGCTCAAGGCCGACTACGCAG GAAACCCCAACATCTGCCCTATGCGCGACGGACACGCGGTAGCGCGCTCGTCAGATTTCATTGTCTACTCGGTCGAAGCAGAGTTCATCGAGAAAGTTGTCGCTCAGTACGGCCCAT CGACGAAAGTGCATGCCATCGTTGCGGGACAGACATCCGTGAAAGCGCCTGAGAAGCAGGCGTTCGAAAAATACCTCCCGCGCGACGTGCACATCGTGTCATGCCACTCGCTACATGGCCCGACTGTCAGTCCGCTCGGACAGCCGCTG CCACCTGGACAGATCCTCATTAAACACCGCGGCTCGGCTGATGCACTCACTCTCGTCGAAAATATCCTGCGACCCCTGCGCTCACGACACGTCTACCTGTCGTACGACGAGCACGACCTCGTCACCGCGAACACACAAGCGGTCACACACGCCGCGTTTTTGAGCATGGGGACAGCATGGGCCGCCGCACAGTCTTACCCCTGGGAGCAGGGCCTGTACGTCGGCGGAATcgaaacagcaaaggtgaaCCTAACACTCAGAATATACTCCAATGCATGGCACGTCTATGCCGGGCTTGCGATTCTGAACCCGGCTGCGAGGGTGCAGATTGAGCGGTATGCGACGAGCGCGACGGAGCTGTTTAAGATGATGCTCGAAGGTGGGAGTGGTGGCGAGGAAGCAAAAAGGCGGTTTAGGGAGCGGGTGGAGTGGGCACGGGATATGGTCTTTGGGGGTGTTGCGCGCGAGGGCAGCACTCCGGGCGGCGGGCGGCGACGGCGCCCTATTTTGTTGAGTGAAGATGTTCTGGACCGGTTCAGCCTCGGGAAGCTTCCGCCGCCATCGCCCGTCGACGGGTCCTcccccttctcctcctcacctACTGAGCCACAGCGCCCGCCATCAAGATACCGCCCGAACTCGCACCTCTCATTGCTCGCTATGGTTGACTGCTGGGCGCACCTGTACATCAACCCGTACACGCACCTCTCGCTCGCCGCGACGCCGCTCTTCCGGCTGTTCCTGGGTGTTGCGGAGCACCTCTTCCTTTCACCTACGTCGCTCCTCGAGGCGTCCATACATTCCGCGCTGCACGACACATGGCACCGCGCGGACGACCTCGAGTTTGTCTGTGCCGCGCGCGGGTGGAGTCAGTGTGTGAGCTTTGGGAGCTTCGAGGTGTATAGGCGGAGATTTGAAGAGACGCGTGCCTTCTTTGAAGGGCGGTTTGAGGAGGTGGGGAAAGTTGGTGCGGAGATGATCAGAGCTGTTATGGAAAGTGAGAtcaagagggaggaggaagagggagttGTCTGA
- a CDS encoding Hydroxyquinol 1,2-dioxygenase — protein sequence MAKTAFSLAEEVKAMNRNCQNDRLKFLIDKLVDHLHAYVVETSLTADEWSAAIHFLGEAGKVCAETRQEFDILSGVLGVTTLVEDINNGKPAGATEPALLGPFFKEDAHKVENGDSIASEGKGDYPYVEGRVLDLQGNPVANATIDTWEADSSGLYDFQYENQEDCRGRLHTAEDGSFSFRAIVPVPYPIPEDGPAANLLTSLGRHVYRPAHLHFVISAPGYESVTTQFYFKGDPYLTSDATFGVKPSLIVTPEIVEDLALSKARGFKDAKPHTYIKKDFVLVTPEQGINARAAVAAQN from the exons ATGGCAAAAACAGCCTTTTCGCTCGCAGAGGAGGTGAAGGCTATGAACCGTAACT GCCAGAACGATCGCCTGAAATTCCTAATCGACAAACTT GTTGACCATCTTCACGCATACGTTGTCGAAACGTCTTTAACGGCGGATGAATGGAG TGCGGCGATCCACTTCCTCGGAGAGGCAGGGAAGGTGTGCGCAGAGACTCGTCAGG AGTTTGATATCCTTTCTGGTGTCCTCGGTGTAACGACCCTCGTGGAAGATATCAATAACGGGAAACCGGCGGGAGCCACGGAGCCTGCCCTTCTTGGCCCATTCTTCAAAGAGGACGCACATAAAG TCGAGAATGGCGACTCCATCGCGTCCGAAGGAAAGGGTGACTATCCATACGTCGAAGGGCGCGTGCTCGACCTCCAGGGCAATCCAGTCGCCAACGCGACGATCGATACATGGGAGGCAGATAGCTCTGGCTTATACGATTTCCAG TATGAAAACCAGGAAGATTGCCGAGGGCGTCTACACACAGCTGAGGACGGTTCATTCTCATTCCGCGCCATTGT CCCAGTACCGTACCCCATCCCCGAGGACGGTCCTGCAGCAAACCTTCTCACATCGCTGGGAAGACACGTCTATCGGCCCGCACACCTCCACTTTGTCATCAGC GCGCCAGGATACGAATCCGTGACGACCCAGTTCTATTTCAAAGGCGACCCCTACCTCACATCCGACGCTACATTCGGCGTCAAACCCTCGCTAATCGTG ACCCCTGAAATTGTCGAAGACCTTGCGCTGTCAAAGGCGCGTGGATTCAAAGACGCCAAACCCCATACGTATATCAAAAAGGACTTTGTGCTAGTAACTCCAGAGCAAGGTATCAATGCACGTGCAGCTGTCGCAGCGCAGAACTAG